In Arachis hypogaea cultivar Tifrunner chromosome 7, arahy.Tifrunner.gnm2.J5K5, whole genome shotgun sequence, the genomic window CACCAAGGAAAAAGAACAATTGATGATTTTGACATCATGATGTTTATGACagtacttttttgttttgttaaagGCAGTTAATAGATAGTAGCTTTGTTTAGGATAATTGTCAAAACTTTTGTATTCCCAACCTTGATATCTTAGCTATGACACTTCTTTTGTTCCTTTAATGTTTGCAACTCAAACATGTTAATGTTTGCTACTCAAATATGTTTATCTTTGCTACTTTTGTAATTATGCATTATGCATTATGCTATTATGATATTAGATGATCTGTAATTATTTCTCTTTATGATAACTAGTCTATCAAAAACAGGGCATATAACTGAAGATAAAAAATCAACTCTTATTTTCATTCATCCATGAACACATTACATACAACATTGTCAGAACTTCAAAGTCATAACCAATACAACAACTATAGGAaaaaacaccaccatgcctaagaaTTGTATCATACATTTTTGGGTCCTCACTTCAGCTTCTAATTTTCCAATTTTCCAGGCTAAATTGACTCACACTTGCTCATTGTCAATTACAGTTGCATCCACTCTTCCTTcatgttcctcttcttcttctacatcatcAACCCAGAGAAAAAATCTACACCATGTTTTGCCCCTAGTCTGAATATGAGATATGATAAGTAAAGAACAGAAAACCACTAAACAATTTTTCTTACCAAAAACTCACATTGTAATTCGGACAACCGAAGAAGGGCTTATTTGGGTTGGTATTTGTTCCAGACCAATGAAGCACGGGCCGGCAGCCGCACCCACAGCACTCTGGCACCTGCGACGGTCTAGTCCGACTCCATGTTCTCGTCGTCGATCGTGTAGAGCTTCCTTGACCCTGGCTCGCATACCCAATCATGGTTTTCGTTTCAGTTCAACGAGTAACAACAACAAAGCAAGAGAAGAATGTTGCTGGGTAAaagcaagaagatgaagagggataatGATGTCATCCTGGAAATTAGGGTTAAAATTAGGTACATGGATCATATTGGGTCAAACAGTTTCAATTGCCACCTCAGCTAGCCGTTATCTACGCCAACATGGCATCTCAGCGCCATGTTACTGCCGACGGCAATTAATTTGCCCGGAGATGTGGGGAGGGACAACCCTAATGCAATTTTAATAAAGTCGGAAACATAAATGGTACAATTGGTAAGTCAGGGACTAAATTAGTGTAAATCGTGAATATCAGGAACCGCGAGATTTAACTCTATCAAAATACATTCCAAAGATTATTTTCAATggacaaaagtataaaaaatatacCATAAGCCTCACAAATCTCCTGACGATATGACATTTTTGTCAATAAAAAAACAATATTTCAGGTGTAATTCAATGTATATGAATCTTGTGTACTTTTTTTCTATCCTAAACTTTCATATATACTTATCCATTTACTTGCTAATATTggttaattaaaaattcatttcCTATAATTTCTCTTGTAAATATGATTTTAAGTAGCGTTTGTAGTCCAACTACAAGAACCAAATAAATTCTATCCTTCTCTTCTATGGACTTGTAAGTCTTGTAATACAATCCAGCATCTTTGAAGCACCTTTTTCCGCACAAAAATGAAACACAAACTTTGTCTGCCAAGGAATCGTTTGTCGGCTGGTATGAGTGCAGCACATGTTGATAGCAAGAGTTCGGATGTCTCCATCAACCCTCCACCAGATAGGTGGCTGAATGCATTGGTAGAAACCATATTCTAATTTCCGAAAAGCAATGGTCTAACAAAATCCGACGATAAACTCGAGACATCTAAGGGTCATATTCTACCAAGCGGGGATTCATCAGCATGATCATCCACCAACCAGAGGCCATAGTCGCGAAATCGCTTTATCTTCTTCTCAAAACCTACTATATAGTTATTGTGAATGATCACATGCTTTCCTTTAGTTTCCTTAACCCATGTCTTGTTCTTGAAATATAGCCCACCTGTAGGAAAAGCTGCCTGCGGCAACAAGTATAAATCCACCTGTAAAGAACATATACAGCCTCTTACTTGTTATGAAGAGTAAACTGGTTATATAACAAACTTGAGATCAAGCAATTAGTACAAATATCAGAACAATTGACATTTTCCTGTTTTCTGAATTGAAGGTCTCTCCCTTGTAATTGAACATAAATCATGTAGTACACTACCATGATGCCATAAATAAGCTTTGGTCATATATTGGTCTATTTAAGGTATATAAGTTATCCACACTGGAAGAGGGAAAAAAAGGGACAAACCTCTTTAGCTGTCTTCATCAAAGCCCAGTTAAAAGCAGGTTGATCATTTGATTTCTGGGTTCTAGACCATGGTTGATTCTGAAGTTCCTGGATCCACTTTCTCAAGACTAGCTTTGCTCCGCCTGTAGGGCGAAGGAAAATCATGCAACTGCATATGTAAGGGCGGCCCTTTTTTCCTGGTGGCGGTAAAGCATGAGAATGGTTTAATGACTTGATCTGATCTCACAAGGTaacaaaaagaaagtaaaaaagtcAGTAATaccaagaatgaaacagaaaaagCACTAGACCGCAGCATATGTTCATATATCATCACACTTACCGGAATCATATCATCTGTAAAGTACACATCATGATTCCCTTCTAACTGAAGCAATGGATCCCCCAACCAGACCATGTCAACATCATTGTACATTACACTATATCCGAGCTCCAAAATCTTCAGAAGATGGCTAGGCCTTCTGGCCGTGAAGTTGAAGAAACCCTAGACAGTGAAAATAAACAACAGATTCTAAAATTCAGCAACACATGCAGGAAATAAAAAGATCAAGATAATTAATAACACTTCACACATAACATAAGCATGAAGAGTAACACAAAGGACAAGATATATGTGAATTTCCGAGATGCATCCAATACAATAACAAGAATTAAAGTAACCACACGTTGAGAAACATGTAAGAGAAAAGATACTATAGATAGAAGGTAAAGAATATGAAAATTTACTGGGACAAGGTAAGCAATACCATTGAGGTTCACCCCTGTATAAGGGTATGAAATGTTAACTAAGGCTTGTTTGGACGAGCTtctaagaaaatatatttttttgagttatctttttttttaaaagaccttatacaaaattaaaagtaattttatgttggatatctcatgcaaaaagatttttttgtctatcaattatgtttaggtataacaatataaaagtacttttttatttatttttaagaaaaaaaaatcttttgctattaaaaatttaccaaacacactcaaaactaaaaaataaaatatttttttctatcaacTTAATGGCACCCACACGAGCACTAAGCATGTTAGAGCCATTCATATAACTAATTAATAAGGTCAATTTCTAATAACTGGTAAAGCAAACTATAATAAATCATGATCCATATATTACTAAATGAAAGCTCAATTCAATTTCAAAACACATGAAAACAACTAAATTCCAGTTACTAATAAAGTAAGAGCATACATACAAACCTTAGATCCAAACTTATGAGCAGATTCAGCATCAAGCACAGGTGGAATAAGAACAGCATGGCCAGGCCAACGCTCATTAATCTTATAGAGTGAAGCATAGTCCTCAGCAATGACAAGAACCATATCCTGGCGGTTCTGCCTTCTGATACTGATCAACCAGTTGTTGAGAAACGGCAAGTAAGGCTGACTCACAATGCAAACTATGACAGTTCCATTTTTTGCCACAAAGGAGAGAGCTTGGTCCAATGTGTATGAGTTCCACTTTGAAACAGCAGGCTTGGAAACTGAGAAGATTCCATGGGGGATAGTGACCCAGGGGCTGAAGACACCCACCACCATGACGAGGCAAAGGAGGACCAAGAGTGTCGCTGGGTTGAGGATGGAGATGGGTCTCTTGGAATTGGCGGAGGAAGGTGGTGGAGCGGCAAATGGGTTCGAAAAGGCATTGTGCAAGCTTCTTTGATGTAGAAACATTGACATCGTAGCTCGCAAAGAAGAAATGGAGAAGTGGGGTTTATGTGGAAAAGGGAAAAGATCGAGACTTTGATGAAATTATTGGGGGTTCGAGATTTGAGATCGGAAGATTCAGATTAAGCAAGAAACAGAGGTAGTGACGGTGGCAACACTTGAATGGATCCAATCAAATTCGACCCTTACAAAAGAAGATTAAAGTAAATTTCAGTACAATAATCAATTGAAAGTGGAAGTATAAGGAATTCAAGGTTCTGGAGACCGAACCGCTAATCATACTGTTTTAATTACTAATTTactgttaattttttgttttaacgtgttgaattgaaaatttattttataataaaataataaataaaatataaataaaaatatgcatataattttttttttggaaaagagaGAGTTCCACACACTAAATTGGAGCAAGTAGGAATAACAAAACAACAGTGAAACTAAAATAAAGACACAAGgtataatttgttgttatttCCAGCATTGTCATCAACAATCAAATGGATCAACATCACACTAATCTATGTAACTCAGACACGACTTGTTCTTGATGTCATCAACACCTGTCTCAGATTTCTGAAAAATTCTACTATTTCGTTCTAACCAAATGTTTCAGATAACAGTAAAGAACCCTATCAACCACTTCTTTCGCTCAGAGTTGCATCTAGGCACTTCAATCCAACTCTCAAACAGTTCTTTGACAGTCCTCGAAATAATACATGCTCTATTTGCACACGTCAACCAGGCACACCACGCCTGCCAAGTAAAATCACAACCATGAAACAAATGGTGCacaaattctattttctttttacaCAAAACACAAATTTTATCACTATGATGTATGATTCCTAGCCTACTCAGCCTCTCTATAGTGTTGATCCTGCCTACTAAAACAAACAATGCAAGGAGTTCAACTCTTGGAGGAACCACTCCTCTCCAAATGGCGCTAGTGAAGCTGTAGCTCGTGATGTCCTCCGAGAGAGTCTTTTTCTGCAACACTTGCACAAATGAATTAGTAGAAAAGATACCAGTTTTGTCAAATTTCTATACAATTGCATCCTCTCTACTAGGCGACATTCTTACTAGTCGTAATCGTTCATGAAGTTGATTAAGCAACTCAAATTCTCCTTGTAATAACTCTCTCCTCCATTGAAAATTCCACACCCACTCTATCTCATCCCAGAACCCACAGTCTCCTAAGACGGATCCTTATTGATTTGAAACAGAGAAAAGTCTCGGAAAACTATCTTTCAAAGTACCACTTTGTAGCCAATCATCCTCCCAGAACTGAATACGTCTGCCATTTTCCACCTCCATAGGCAAACCACAGATCATCATACCTCTTGCCTGTGGCTCTTTAATATTAAGCTGACAAATATCTTTCCACGGACCACCCTTTTAACGGTAATGGCTGTTTTGACAACATTACAGAAGGGTTCAAATGATTGCAAGAACATACAACCTTCTTCCACAACGGACAATCTTCTTTCaaaaaatgccaccatcacttgAACAGAAGCGACGCATTTCTGATTAATACATCCCCCACTCCCAAACCGCCTAACTTTTTCAGAGTTTGCACCATCTTTCATTTCACAAACGGGTATACCGTTATTACCATCTTCTTTACTCCACAAGAACCTTCTCTGTAGTCCGATTATCTTTTCTGCAACCGCATTTGGCATCTTGTACAAGTTTAAGCAGTAAACTAGTAAATTATTTATAACATATTTTATCAGAACCAGCTTGCCCACTTTGTTAAGGGACTTGGCTTTCCACAAGCTGAGCTTATCTTCCACCTTGTCTACGATTGGTTTTCAGGTCTTCACCAACTGGGGGTTTGCACCTAGAGAGATTCCTAGGTACCTAACAGGTAAACTAGCTTCGGCGCATTCCAACAATGCACACATATTTGTCACCCATTCCTGCTCACAGTTAACAGAAATCATATTtaacttatcaaaattaatacttaGGCCAGACATCAACTCAAAACAATGCAAAAACCTCTTATAGTTCAGTATTGTTTCCGTATCCTGTGGGCAAAATAAGATTGTGTCATATGCAAATGGAGACGCGACAATTCTATGTTGTCCATTCCCACCAACACTGGAGAAATGCGTCCTTTTCTGACTGCCTCACCTATCATCCTGTGCAAGACATCAACCACAAGAACGAACAGAAAAGGAAAGAGAGGATCTTCTTGTCTAAGACCTCTCTCCATCTTGAACGGCTTGGATGGTGACCCATTAATCAACACCAACATAGACGTTGTAGTCACACATTCCTTCACCCATGCCCTCCATCTACGACCAAAGCCCATCTTTTGTAGCACAACATCCACAAAGCTCCACCTCACTCTGTCGTAAGCTTTCTGAAAGTCTAGTTTGATAATTGCCGCCTGCTTCTTGCGCAGCTTTAACCATTGGACCGTCTCACAAGCAATGAGAGCACCATCATGTATTTTGCGACCCTTTACAAATGCAAACTGAGTCTCTCCCACTAAACCTGGCATCACTGACCGCATTCTTCTCACCAAAACTTTAGATATCACCTTATAGACACAACCAACCATACTAATTGGCCTTAAGTCTTTAATTTCCTTAGATCCCACAAATTTTACAGCTAGTGCCACCCATGTTACATTAGCATCCGATTGTAGCTTCGCACTTTGAAAAAAGGCCAACACAGCTTCAGTAAACTCCTGGCTAATCTCATCCAACatttctttatgaagttcatatTGTATCCATCACTTTCCGGTGCTTTACTGGAGTCACAATCCCATAATGCCTCTCGTATTTCCTCAGGCGATGGCATCACCTCTAACTCTGCTGCCTCTTCCTCATTAATCTGCTTTACCAACCCATCACGGATTCCAATCCTCGGAGTATATTCCTGTCGATATAACTCTTTGTAAAATCTTGTAATTGCCACTTTCATTCTGGCCTGGTTCCTCACCACTCTGCCATTAACTACTAAGAAATCAATTCTGTTGTTCCTTCTTCTAGCCGATACTAAGTTATGGAAGTATCTGGTGTTCTTGTCCATATCTCTAGCATGTTGAGATcgcgacatctgcttccaatggaTCTCCTCTAGCATACCACTTCGCACAACAAGTCACAAGAGCCTTCCGACTAGCCTCCAATGTTCCATCCTAACTACTAGCACTAACCATATCATCAATCTTTTTaatctcttcctcaaacttctTTATCCTATCATCAGTGTCCCCAAAATTGTCCTTGTGCCATCTCCTCAGTGGCACCGTCAATGCCTTTAGCTTACTAGTAAATTGTTCATCACCCAAGTTTCTCCACTCATCCTTCACCATCCTCAGAAACCCTTCATGTCTAAACTAGGAGTCTAAGCTTCGGAACGGTCTTGGACACACACTAAGTCTTGCATCTTCTAGAATCAACGGGTAATGGTCTGACAACCCTCTAGGTCCTCCTCTCAATCGAGTATATGGAAACTCCTCCAGCCACTGCACACTGACTAGAACCCTATCTATACGGCTACACGAACGACCTCGAAACCATGTGAATTTCCAATCAGTTATCGGTAAATCCACTAGCTGTAAATCTTCACCCATTCCTTAAAGTCTCCCAAGAAACAAAATGGAACTTGACATAAACCCACAATATAGCTTAACTCCCCCCCCCCCACATCATTAGTTTCTCAATCCGAACATGTGCTCCATACACCAAACAGAATGCACAACTAAAGTTATTTTTTGTCAGCAAACCTTGAACGCAAAGCCAACCATCTCCTTTATAGCAGTTCAATTGTTTAAACAACAAATTGTCCCACATTAATAATAAATCACCAGAGGCTCCTACTGATTCCACATAATCCCGACCCACCGTGTCACAACCCCATAGTCGAACTACATCAAATTTAATCACTACCTCCCTCTTAGTTTCAATCAAACCTAGCATATTTAATCTAAACTTTTTTTTAActctttcaccatactcaatttTCCATCCCCTCTTAGTCCTCTAATATTCCAACAACTATAAACCATTTAAAAGAATTTTCACACCTTGTTATGTTGTTTGGGTCTACTCCTCCTAGCTTTCTCCTTTTGTTTTGTCGTTCTTCTTTTTGCCGCCATAGCTTTATTTTGCCTTTGTAAGATTGCCAtaatgtcttcttcttcatcataaaAAATCGCACCAGACTCCACTGCCAACTTTCATGTTTCTTTATTTTCGGTTAACTGACATTCCTGTGTAGGTTTCTGATCAACATCTTGATTTGTTTCTTCCTCTCTTGCATTGGATCCTAAGCCCTCTGTACCCCTTTCTTCAACAATTTTATGTTCCCCAGTCTCGTCTCCAGCTCCGACCTCTACATCATTGTTTTCATCTTCATGAGATTGCACCCTTTAGCCATCCTGGGTTTCCCGGTTCGCTCTCCTGCAATCCGACTCATCCACTGTCGGTCCTTTGTCCTGTCCAATCTCATACACCTTTGCTGCCAAGCCCTCCACGACAATGTTGTAGTTGCCTCGCATTTGGCTTCCGAGATGGGCATCCGTATCATGTCTCTTTGGCTCAATGGAACGCGAGAGTCCTTCTATCATAGCAGCGTGATCAGGGAATTGAGTAGGCTGAGTCGCACAACCCGTTCCGCATGGAACAACATCTCTCAAAGATAGAGCCGCTTGGCCCGAATCGAAGCACATGTCCAGTTCTTGACCTGGCCCACCTTCTTTGCCGGTCTCTTGTGCCAAATGCTCCCAGCCCATCCGCTTCTCATTTGCAGGCCCAATTCCTTTGTGGCCCTTCAGGAGGCAGGAATCATAGCACTGTTCGTGGGCCTCTGAATCATTAGAGCCCATACCCAAAGCATTCCACCCTTGGACACTTACCTCAGCTCTTTTGGTCCCACTTCATTTATCAACGTCAATGTCTGTATCTATTCTTTCCGAATCAACCTGCACATAATTATTAATTCCCTTACAATCAGTCTCACCATTAATTCCATTAAATCTGAAATAATCCATTTTTTGTTGCACTTGATActgttttgaattctcttgattGCATTCATTCAAAAAGATATCTGATGTTACCATTCTACCCTTGTCCTCATCTCCTTCATTTGCCCGTTCTATGAGGATCTCAACTGCCGAATTCCAAGCCGCCACCATCGCTGCTCTTCCACCAGAATGTGAACTTGAGCTTTCACATATTTTCCTTACGATTGCACCTTCCAACAAACAAGTATCTCCATATACCTCATGCCCCACCTCCTTTACAAAGACATCAAAACCACTAGTACCTACGGTGATATGCACCCATTCCTTATTCACGTCGGATGCACAAGTATCAATTAGTACTCGACCAGAATTGAACGATAAGGCTGACTTCGTCATTTCATCACACTTGACTACTTCTCCCCATAGGACGCCTATCGTGTTGAACGTTTTCACTGACCAAATATATAAAGGAACTCTATAACATTCTAGCCAAACTCTTCTAGTCTTACTACGTTCCGATTCCTCCCATCTCCATACACTATGAAAGAATTATAGAAAACTATTCATTTTGAACGTGAACGCTTCCTCTACATTCTTCACAATGTCAAAAACTAGCAAGGCTTTGTAAGCTACAAGTTCTCTGActtcaacaacttgcaagaaattCTTTCTGAGCTCTCTTTGTAGCGATTTGAAGTTAATGGTCATCGTCGTTCCTCCTACTAGACTCCTCAGCAGCCAATCAAAATTCTCTTTTGCTATTGAAACTTTAACCTTCTTCGTCCAACCGTTTCCATGTAGATCCTTGACAGATGtatccttctttttttcttccacCCTTGTAGAACTTTTACCTCTCCTAGGTTGCTTGTTCTCTACATCAGTTCTTACAATATCTCCCTTTCGTATCCAAGTGGTTATCCCCTCCCTTGGCCTTCTATACTTAGCCTCCCCTACGGGGATTATCTTCTCCCCTTACACTTATATGATGCATTTCTGCTATAGCCTTCATCGCCCCCTGTCGTCGTGTATCGAACGAATGCAAACAAGTACACCTTCTCATTTTTTAGTTTCTGAGCTAAATAGATGTCATTGATTTGCCCCGTCAAATGGAAATTTGAAATAATTCCTTCTTTGAAATATCTTGTGTCAGATTGGtgataaaaacagagaaagaatcgtTTTCTAAATGTAAATACTCTTCTCGATTCCAAACCTTAGGATCCCTAGTTCTACCCCACTCTatgttcctctctctctctctctctctctctctctctctctctcctctctctctctctctctctctctctctctctctctctctctctctctctctctctctctctctctctctctctctctctctctcttagttaTGGTATCATtcgatttttttaagttttctttcaAAAGTTTAGTAAAGTTAAAACTGTTGAgataagaaattaactaaattaattagtgatgacaaacattatttttgggtaaaataaattaattagtattgagtgataataattatatgttgctaattatttattgaaCATTGCAGGCCAAAACTTTGTCTAGCAGCCcaaaatggaataaaaataaaacatcaaGGCTAATGGGTTGGTTAATCAAATGAAGTccaaaagaaacaaagccaaAGAAACCAACGGGCTGAACTTAAGAAGAAACCAATCCAAGCCCGAGTTGATTTCAAATCCTTCTATCTTGCTTccaaagcaacgttcctctcTTCTCTGTCTCAGTCAAATCACAGAACtcagaaaaagtaagaaagagagcttagttcctaagctagtcataaaagaagaaggaaagagaaggTTAAGACAAGAAGGGTAAGGTCTAATCAACCATTTCAAACCATATCAAGAAAAGATCAAAAGGTTAAAGGCGACCCATTTTCTTATACATGCAAcacactttcttctcttcatcttcaactctctgTCACTCTATTTTGAGCTATATGGAAAAGAGGATTTTAGTTTCTCACTActgtgtatctacggtcacaagtgattcTTGGAGACCAAGTACTTTCTCAATGGCTCAGATTTGGTTTACCATTGAAAAACTACTGtggttgctgttttatggctttcggtcaagatagagaagtcagaagcaaagtttctactctgagaaaaactccaggttacacacgaaggcactaaacaagtcaaagaaatgaggattgatatgctgcgaaaagagtacgagatgtttaacatgaaagatggagaaagcattgatgaagcgtttgagagattcccaatcataatcaacaaccttgatgctatgggtacaaactactcagaacaaaccttggggagaaaactccttagaagcctcacaaaagaatggaaaACCACTACCACTGTCCTAATCGAGAGCAACAACCTAagccccataacctatgatgagttgAGAGAAAAACTCCTTGTctatgaaaccacacacacaaaCCCGGACTCAAAGAAAAAAGGAATAGCCCTCCAGTCAAAAGTAGAAAccaaagagagtgagtctagtgatggtatttcagatgatgaaatcatgttttttgttaggagatttagaagaatgatgaaaaacaagggcaagtacaagggttcaagctcaaaggaacacaagatggacttgagcaaagtgacgtgtcatcattgcaaggaggctggacacttcaagctaaaTTGTCccaagctcaaaaaggaggacaaaggcaagaaagaaaggaaaagagtgctcatggcagcttgagaggatcttgagaacgactcaaatgaagaagaagaatctgaaggtgaAGACAAAGATTGTTTCATGGAttgaaacaacaatcttgatgatgTAAATTACTATGATTTGACCATAGAAGATTTACatactattattgatgatctcactttaaatACATCAAAGTTGCTAGATAAATACAATAAGTGCAAATCTGAAAAAGATGTGTTGAaagctgaaaatgaatttttaaaagaaaaagtgaaggaaacagaaagtgctttggacattattgaacaaaacagatttctaaaatctgaacttaaaaaattaaaaggaaagcacattatgGATCCTTCCCAAGAgctaattgctgaaaatgaaagattaaatgatatgattaaaaggctaaatggtgacttagcaaaatttgctcaaaatTCTAGTAACTTGGATAAATTACTTGCAAgacaaagaccattgtttgaaaaatctggtttaggttaCATAACCAAGGAAAGTGCAGTTTTTAATgattcctctataaaatttgtgacttcttcatcaaatacaaaAACCACATCTAACAAATCTGGTATTGGGTATATTCCCACACTTAAGGAGAAATTTGATGAAGTTCACACAAGTAAAACTGAGTCTTCACCAAGAACCGAACCTACTTCAAACAGGCCAGGTTTGGGATTCAACTCGAAAAATGAGGTAGCTTTCAAGAAACCAtctttttacaacaaaacctcattttcgaaaaatccaaaagttttcaaaaattctggtgaaaatgcttttgcaaagaggaataattataacaaaaatcagtttgtcaaaagaaatgcacctcttccaaaaatcaaaaaattttaatcatttactcatttccaGCATGGTAGCTTATCTAAATTTTAGCAACATGCATCAGAAAATCActgttttaattgcaaaaaatttggtcactcatatgcacaatgtttcattgaaaagagagttgtgggAAACCAAATTtataatgttgtttgtgatttcaatgcacttcggcaaccaagatggattaacttcaaaggatccaaattaatttagatacctaaggctacttgaaactcttcatgcagatgtgcctagcatccaagaacaaaaaggacatagggtaca contains:
- the LOC112703289 gene encoding UDP-D-xylose:L-fucose alpha-1,3-D-xylosyltransferase MGP4 isoform X1, producing MSMFLHQRSLHNAFSNPFAAPPPSSANSKRPISILNPATLLVLLCLVMVVGVFSPWVTIPHGIFSVSKPAVSKWNSYTLDQALSFVAKNGTVIVCIVSQPYLPFLNNWLISIRRQNRQDMVLVIAEDYASLYKINERWPGHAVLIPPVLDAESAHKFGSKGFFNFTARRPSHLLKILELGYSVMYNDVDMVWLGDPLLQLEGNHDVYFTDDMIPIKSLNHSHALPPPGKKGRPYICSCMIFLRPTGGAKLVLRKWIQELQNQPWSRTQKSNDQPAFNWALMKTAKEVDLYLLPQAAFPTGGLYFKNKTWVKETKGKHVIIHNNYIVGFEKKIKRFRDYGLWLVDDHADESPLGRI
- the LOC112703289 gene encoding UDP-D-xylose:L-fucose alpha-1,3-D-xylosyltransferase MGP4 isoform X2, whose protein sequence is MSMFLHQRSLHNAFSNPFAAPPPSSANSKRPISILNPATLLVLLCLVMVVGVFSPWVTIPHGIFSVSKPAVSKWNSYTLDQALSFVAKNGTVIVCIVSQPYLPFLNNWLISIRRQNRQDMVLVIAEDYASLYKINERWPGHAVLIPPVLDAESAHKFGSKGFFNFTARRPSHLLKILELGYSVMYNDVDMVWLGDPLLQLEGNHDVYFTDDMIPIKSLNHSHALPPPGKKGRPYICSCMIFLRPTGGAKLVLRKWIQELQNQPWSRTQKSNDQPAFNWALMKTAKEAAFPTGGLYFKNKTWVKETKGKHVIIHNNYIVGFEKKIKRFRDYGLWLVDDHADESPLGRI